AGATTGGACGAATTGGTCTAATTGTTTTGCTGCTAGTCGCTTAGTTGCGACTTGCGAGATTAGAGGAATTTGGGTACTAGCAGCAGCCTATGTTGAGGGGAAGTTGGCTCTCCTCTGCAGTCTGTTTAATTCTTCAGATCACTGATGGATAAGTTTCGGCCTTTATTTCTGAAGAAAAAGTTATAGGATAGTCCAACTCTGAGCTGTGCACTGTATTGCATATGATTAAACTAAAACTAACATCCACTGTTACAGTTATTTTTTTTTGGCCATGTTAACTGTGATCATAGTTCTTATGGAAATGTTAAATGTATGATGGCTCAGATGAGATTATGTGCTTGCTTTGGTTCAAGGATGCAATCCTTTTGATCAAAACATGCCTCCTTAAGTTCGTGAAGAGTCCTACTCGTACTAGTCCAGAAAAATGATTTTGCTCCTGTTTCCACCAAATAGATTTCATTATTAAGCAAATATATTCTTTATATTTTATTTGGCCAACTGCTAATATTTTTTTGTTGCCTGCTCTAACTCAGGAATGTAtgtagccaaccgtgcttcagaCAAGATTACTCAACTGACAGACAATGTGTATGTCTGTCGCTCTGGATCTGTAAGTGTCTTGTCTTCTAATGTTATTGTTGTATTAGGATGTTTGAGTAGAAACTTTCTTCTCATTTTGTCCCTTTGACAAGTTATTAATGGACACTACTTGATGGTAGACAGCTTTTATGTACTGTTGATCTGAACCATTCAAACAACATTAAGAGCTAGTAGCTATTCTCATTGCTATTTTTATACCGCCTTGTCTTGTTTTGTCTTAATAGAAAGTAATTCCTCCTTTGCATGGTGCCAGAGATGGCACATTCCTTTTTGCAAGTTTTTAGTTCACATGTAAAACTCTTGCTATTTTAATTTTATCACAGGCTGCTGATACACAAGTCATTTCGGACTATGTACGTTATTTCCTCCACCAACACACGTAAGTTTGTTCTTCATACACAACCTAACATTAATCACTCATTTGATAAATGAATATATTGAATGATACTTAACTTTGATAAATATGATGGTATACAATTACTTGAGATATTTGACATGCAAGGTAGCTGATGCTAAAGTTACCCTTCTGTGCAGAATCCAGCTTGGACAACCAGCTACTGTTAAAGTTGCAGCCAACTTGATTAGGTTGCTAGCTTATCAGAACAAGGTATGTTCCATAGCATTCCAGCACAGACTGTTAAAACATTCTTTTACTTTCCTCATTGATAAGCACCTGGTGTCGGAATTTGATGTTAAACTCTTGTTGAACTACAAAATGAATGTTTGTTATTAATATCCAGAACATGTTGCAAGCTGGCATGATTGTTGGAGGATGGGATAAGTATGAGGGAGGCCAAATTTTCTCGGTCCCTCTTGGTGGAACGATCTTGAAGCAACCATTTGCAATTGGAGGTATAATTTTGCCCATAAAGTTGTATTGTCCCCTTCTTTCAAGTCAGTATTTCAATGCTACTTCATTATTCTCTTTGCTGTGACATACCTTTTGTGCTATGGCTAGTGATCTAGTAATTAAATCACTTACTGTTTGAGTTGTACATGATCTCTGAGTGTTCATACTCTaaatcttgttatgaaaaaaacTTGCTTTGCTTGAGAAATATTGTTTCTGACACTTGTTATGTTATCTCTGAATTGCAGGTTCAGGTTCCAGTTACCTATATGCCCTTCTTGATCATGAATGGAAAGAGGGAATGAGCCAGGAAGAGGCAGAGGTATGTCGCCAAGTTCCTTCTTACTTAGATCCTGGAATTGAGATAC
The nucleotide sequence above comes from Miscanthus floridulus cultivar M001 chromosome 18, ASM1932011v1, whole genome shotgun sequence. Encoded proteins:
- the LOC136520707 gene encoding proteasome subunit beta type-6-like; its protein translation is MDASHTGSSSAAGEAPTTGEHRMGTTIVGVCYDGGVILGADSRTSTGMYVANRASDKITQLTDNVYVCRSGSAADTQVISDYVRYFLHQHTIQLGQPATVKVAANLIRLLAYQNKNMLQAGMIVGGWDKYEGGQIFSVPLGGTILKQPFAIGGSGSSYLYALLDHEWKEGMSQEEAEKFVVKLVSLAMARDGASGGVVRTVTINADGVKRNFYPGDKLPLWHDELEPHNSLLDILAAGNPDPMVQ